AAGTAGAAAGTGTTTACAAAACAGAAGTGAATATTAAAAAGCCAGAGTTCGTTTTTGTGGTTAGAATCCACTTTTGGAGTCCAAAAACCAGAACTGAACTTTCATGTGTCTGTGTTATCGTGTCTTTTAGTTTTATCTGAAAAGAACATTTCAGATTTGAAGATctgacccttgtttttttaagagaaCCTGTTTTGCGGCTGTGGTTTGTGACCCTGCCTTAAATACCCTGTGGTTTTGAGATATGCTGTGAAGTGGCTGCTGCCTCCTCTGCTGATTTTCAGATAGAAATTGACACTTACTGCAGCTCCAGAAATAACGTGTGAATCTTGATAGAGCTCGACTTGCAGTAAGTGCTGAAAGAGATAAAAGCAGTTGACGTGTGGACCTGTGCTGAATCCagacaataataatagtattatATCATCTTAACACAATATTTCACACTTACTATAAGCCTTTATCGGTGAGAGGCAGGTCAATTTGCATAGTGTACTGCAAAAGACGAAAGACAAATTAATTGTAGGACAAATACATCATCAGTACATTTTGATGTGAATCATCCTGTGTGAAACTCACTGAATTCTGTGAGCGGGCCTTTAGGGCGGTCATGTTGGATATCTTGGTTTTGCCCACAACTGCTTCAGAGACCAGACCCTGAATGGTAAAGTCCACAACCTGAACTGGGACATAGTTCTCGTTGGAGATGTTGATGAGATTCTAGGAGAGGCAAAGACACACAGCTCATCAGGTGCAACTAACGCAACTTTCCATCATTAAAAACTCTCAGGGGAACTTTGTCCTTCATATAACAGCAGCTATCTGCAGCCTGTCATGTGAATGCAATTCAGGCTGTTCTCTGTAGACGGTGCTTTGACAAGTACAATAAAAAGGTGGTGGAAATTACACATATTACACTTTGTATTGcatgaatatacagtataatgaaCTGTGTAGGAGGATATACAGTCTATCCTGCATCCTGTGCCTTTATTCATCCTGTGAATTTATGTAGCACAGTACAACAGTGAATTTCTTGTTGGATCATCGTTTGGTGGGTGCTAATTGCTTGGTACACCCACACCTTGGGGCTAGTTATACTGTTAGCTGCTTGCTGTATTAGCTTTTttcttcatcatgttttttacatttcaattaGTTGCTGACTAATTTATATGGCACAGTACGACAAAGTGAATTACTAACATGTTGgagcaacattttcttttacctTGTCAGGAAAATTTGATGATTATCGTTAGCTTATGAGCTAGCTTAATTGACATAGTTAGCTTTCTTGTTATAGCTTTTTGGTGGGTACTGCTTAACTtctatataatataatttttcagtgcattatttttaaaaagttacacacattacacatttaaatatgTAGCCCAAAGTAGTTTAAACACAGTATACACAAATTCCCCTACAGTCAAAAGATGACTGCTAAGCTAGGCTAGTTAGCTCAGCAGTCAGTGGGGCTATCTATAACGCTAGCTAATATGTACTCGCTGCGTTAGCATATACTCGCTATGTTATCAGTAGCTGTTTGGTGGATGCTAACTGCTTGATTTTAAGATGTTTTGTAGTTACTGCTAATTTTACTAGCTaatgttatgttttattttctcatagGTTACGCATTTGTTCGGTATAAAAAAAACTTAGCTGTAATTTTGGCTACAGTAGGGCAAAGCACTGTACTGTAGTTTCTTCAGTGTTGTGAACTAGCACCCAAGGAATGAGTCAatgagtttttttaaatagctttttggttagatgcctgaaataacaTCTGTGGTCAACTAAAGCTtgagagactttcacattttgttctatgatATAAagtacgtcagtaaatacccacTCGTGAACTTTGAATATTCTATGCGTCTTGAAAAAGGCGATTGcgaacaagtggctaaatgagactacagaatgtcgtCACACCAAGCTACAccgaacacggctttacagtcttgttatggtggtgagGTTAGGTCATGTGACCGTATGGTGTAGTTCGtatatagcctaacgttagctttttacttctggcgactATATTTAAGCTTAAAAAATCAGAAAAGTGGTGTTCaattgtgaagattatctcgtaATTAAAACGtgcaagtatcataaatgtttgtttgccccagacccagatagcacacatacatctggccaaCGTCAGCCCGATATCAAGTTTAGATCATTAAGACGAAGCAGGGaaagcgtttgctcattgccaataCGTCGCCAAGACGTCGGCCTTTAGGCTAATTGAGAATGACCACCAGACGACAttcaaacaatcaataaaagCAGCTGCGCTCAGTGGGTGCTCCTTctatattaatattcatatgcttcgttaactacaacctttattcatttaggtcagACCtttctacaaatatttcaccatccaatgtgagaaatcaatgctaacattcaaaagtAGCTAATTGTTACCCtattttgtgtgtaagtgtggacaatgaagagacaaaagtcaatttgagaAGCTTATTTtcggcaataatccaaaatccaatggaaaaatcccacaggcTTTTGAAACAAGGGAACCAGTGCGATACTAACTTCTATGTTAccctatccaccttatttttcacggaaacacggaggcaaaacagaacgcagccagcttccgtttttttgtgcgacacttccggtccagcactcttaccactgtgtaaatgggaatcgccttgttgtttaccttgctgagtttagctatatatatgtatatcacatttttcacgacactatatcaccgtttagactaatctgatgtttgtaaagtctataaacacaatgactgaacaaacattagtattttctctgtgtgtaattaataacatggttatcgtagattagctgggctaaccgttagctgttagccgttagccgtgtctgtaataactcactaaactcacaaagtggcccgtgaaaaaaatattttctccagcggatgtcttagttacaacatgattgagctaactggagtagtttcatgtcgtatccgacaacgggaggcttttaacggATGACgatcctgatgttagctttgctgctagtgttaacgttagctgtccctgtcagctgcagccactgatgctttctagacatcgtgatttcccaaaactgaataaataccacacatagcaacacaaaactgctttgctagctcaatcatgttgtaacggctggatggttgatgcgtacatgctgattcaggtgctatcagagccgatccgcgcatcactatggcttaatgatcaactcagtcaattaaaacaacccgtcctgtgttaggagtgtatgtcgctgacagaaagaaagaaagaaaagggaaaaaaagatagaaaagcagcgtacacctcacatatttatttctcacagttgcgcacacgtttggctggcatgcagaagcaccgtctgtgtgtcgagggtgcgagccgcagcttcagctgctcaggtagagaggctgtgtagcccggtgtgttttttcgctgattcggttctgcaggttctctgctggtacactggagacggggatcaagcagtttgtctcactcgggatagattgtgcttttttggttcatagtttatgattgacgtgcgatttattcgcgtttagagggaataaatttccgttataacggaaacgtgggcacagttatctatacaaaatacactaactaactaactaactaactgattgactaacataaacaactgaaaattgaaaaaaaattagcttgcaccgttagctccggtaagggaaagcatgagggaaagcggctgaccggaagtcacgcacaaaaaaacggaagttgatcactatttacttccgtgtttgaaaataaggtggatagaaAAATCCTTGCACAAGCTTATACTTCCTCTATTAGGtaatttttatacaacagaGGTATATTTGCAACATGTCAACGCTGTTTTACAGATAAATggtcaaaatgacatttttaaaatgtcaaaagtcATTAATTGTAAAAACTAAATCAGTACTTGTCAGCCCTACTAATTAAATATTAAGACTTGCTAGAAGAGGTGGCACAGACTTGATTGTAACCGGCTCCACTCTTCATGCGGCTTCCTGTTACTTACTGTGACCTCCATTTCAACTGTATCTGGTGTGAAGTAAACCATGACTGacagcacagacacaggtgtCAGGGTGACACTCCgggggaagaggaagaagaggatcAGACAGCAAAGGAAGAGACACACTGCCATGGAGATGCAAACGTACAGCTTCCTGAAATGCAAACACCCAAAACAGTAAATGACATGGTGCAACCTTAACGAACATCTCTACATGTGCAAGAGACATAAACATAGTCAGACTAATACTGTGTatacaaaatctttttttatcaAATGACATTTAATCACACATCACTTACGTGCGTCTGGGTTTCAGCCTCACATCATTACATGGTATTACAGCAACAAGCTGGTCCTCATGGCCTGTCAGtacaagaaaagaaacaggGAAATAATCTCTTTCAGACGCCTTACTACCACAAAAATGATGTGAAAGTGTGGCTAAACAAAAGCTGCTGCACTTGACACAGCTGTGACTTTCGGGTTGCCTAAGTTCCCTTAGTTGCTGAAACAGCTATTTGAGGATGAGGGTCTCAGTTTGTTAAGGCACTGAAGTTGCTTAGAATTCAGTCAGAATTGTGAAAGTGGACAGAAAACCAACCTCTGGGAATTCGCCCGGTGCCACGACATGTGGGGCAGGTGTCTCCATTCATGGATCCGTACGGAGGGAAGTGCCTCAGTGTCCTTGCCCTCTCCATCCCTTTTGTCGGATCAGGCTCTTCTGTGTCTTTGCTGATTTTCACCGGTGTAACCATTTCACTTCAGCGAAAGAAAGGAATCCAGtctaaagaagaaaaacaagagaCAAAAATTTCTGGAATATCCACCTAAAACTCACACTAATCAAACAGTAATTACAGTGTGCAGACCTACTGCAGCAGTAAAGAAAATGTTctcggggggctggagcctatacCAGCtcacattgggcgagaggcagagacaggtcaccagactatcacagggctgacacatagagatagacaccattcacactcacattcacacctatggacaattcagagtcaccaattaacctgcatgtctttggactgtgggaggacgCTGGAGCACCTGgggaaaacccatgctgacacagggaccCACAACCTCAGGGTTGGAGCCCCTTACCCTGGGTTCCCttggaaccaggaaccctcttactgtgaggtgacaatagcatgtttccatcagcctgtttagatgcgcatctagaagtatcgcatcagaaaattatgatggaaacgccaaaattcgaattaaaatcccctgattcgcacaaactaaaatacgctcgctttagccggggtttggttgattcgaaaaaatgttgaatcgcaaaacgggggatggaaacagttatgttcgaattaagtctgacgtagtgcacctctctccatggtgatatccacactccgggtcgggaaggcggtaatgcatttacaagctggttgccaaccgccagaaaaagtagaagaagaatatatattatatatattaaagAAACTACAGTACACATAATTTCTCTATAACAACCTTTAAATGGCCAATAAAGCTCATTCTTGGCCACATGTCAGGATGTCAGAGTCCGCAGTGTGAGAGTGACAAAAAAACAGCCCCAATTACAATATTTTATGATGCCATTTCAACTTGACGTAACCCTGGAATACTGTTAGCACTAAACATGACTGTTTTTACTTACGTAAAACTTTAAACAACCGAGTCTAAAAAATACTGctacaaataaaagtcctgACTTCAAAGGTTACAAACaaaagtacacaagtattaTCAGTAAAATGTACCTAaagtaccgtaaaacttcaattaagtgcccagtcccttttactagcccagtgtaggtgcacattttgacaaataaaggcctgtctcaattagaggcctggtctggttgccaaactgttcatttttatagaagtttttTGGCTACACacttaagctaacgttagcagtgGTTcgcaactggtccagccacaaggTCCAAATTTCTCCCTTACTCATTAGTTCTGCgacctgcaacccacttttgtACCATGACCCAcctgttgggaaccactggctcAGATcatacaaacaaatataaatgtttaaacttttgccagtatggagatgctacacatcgttagcttGATTCGATTCTCCATAATTCAATCGTTAAGTTATCGTTTATCGTTAgttattcctttagtctgtaagtgtcctcagatcaaaataatcaaaagggtttttcataaaaattaatccaagttgtgagtactgttttaacaggataaagtggtgttgtgtcggtggTGCTGTAAAACGAGTGTCATAACTCtgtctgatgtgctgtctgtcagagctagatcagATGAATTATTTGTAACTAGCCTAATTTTCATACAATAAcaattaaagttttacattataaaagtaaaagtactcattatgcagtgTTGTCgattattatattattctatttttattactaATGTATACCATACatataataacattttaatgcTGTAGTTCATCAATCTGGAGCCAGTTTTAGATACTTTGTATACTACTGGGTAGTACTGCAGTAAAATAAGTTGCCTATatctctgtttatttttctaagTAAAAAGTAATTATAAGTGTCACAAAATGTAGTGCAGTTAAAGggtaatatttccctctgaaatgtagtgaagtagaaTTCTTAAGTAGCATTAAATGGATTAAATTGTCCCGTCTTGGATAAAACAGATATATGCAGGGTTTCTAGCAGCATTTTGTTGCAATGATGTCATAATTACCACTGTAATGTTCCTGAGTTTGAGTTTATTCATCAAAGCACTGAATCATTTTGCTTTCACAATGTGCATCACTTGTGAAACCTGAGCTGAAGCTGGTATAACACttaaaaaactacatttctcagcAACCTAGTCATAAATACAGTGGAATTACTGCTAGTTTATTTCTTATTTAGTCAACTGCAGCTACACATAATCGGCTATCTTTATACTATGAACATTAAATATAGTTCATAGTGTCGAAATTTGGATACAATTAACCTTGTTGTTAATGTAAAATATAAGCAGTACAATTGACTTTCTAGACAGTGTCTGCATCATAAAAACACTGGGGACACGACCTTTTTCACTTTAAAGTATAATTTCTGTCTGaaaatgtgacacattttatgattcTTCCAACAGGAAGAAGCACTTATCCTTTAGTAAAACTAAAAAATCAGGATGACCAGTTACTGACTGTACAAACTCCAAATATATTCTCCTACATAGTGGAAAAAAGGATTATGTAACTGGATTACATGTCAAGTATGGAGGATGTTTTTCTCAGCTTTAGAGGTcacaaactaatgaaaacaatgaTCAAAATGTCTAAGTTTGATCAATATTCTGCAGTGGTGGGAGGTAACTAAATATATTTGCTTTAtacttgtcatttatttttaagaacAGGTTATTTCGTGATATTCAGGAGATTAGGAGTGAAATGTTTGGCATGTTTAGAGATATATGGTGTAAACCAAAACTACACACATTGTATCATAAAGAATAGTTTCAGTGTGGAACCTTATATGAAGTATAATCTTAACAAAAGGCAAAGATCCCTGTGTGCACAGCTGCGCTCAGGAACGTTACCATCAGCTGTAGAGACTGGGAGGTTTAACGCCGccacagaggaggacagaatttgtttgttgtgtaattttGTGAGAATGGGGTTCGTTTCTTTTgctgtcctgtttattttcatttcatttattttatttgtacagGAAAGGATTTATAAGTAAAagtgtgtgttacagttaaaGCTGGCCTGATTCagttaaaaactgtttttcatccAGTTCCTGTTTTGCAACAAAATCATATTACaattcagaataaaaacagaaacaatcaacagaggcaaaacaacaaaacataggCAGCTACACAGACAGTGCAGAATGGAGGACAGAAGTGAAGTGGACAAAATGGGATATATATGAAATGTGTAATAGAGGTTAATGCTCTAATGTTGTGCGGGATCTTGTTACAGATCTTAGTTTAAGTGCAACAAGTTGATCTGACCAGAATTGTTTTTCTAAGGTGGTGCAGGGATAGGTGCACATGAAATTGATTAAGTGATGTGTTGCTGTCTTGTTGCTGTGACGGGGAAGCAGAGCAGAATTCCTTATGAAGACATGAGGAATGTACTTTGCAGTGAGATGATCTCTATCTGTGTTTATATCTTTTGGCTGGATGATCATGAGAAACTGAAGTTTTGAGTCAGAAAGGAAACCTTTTTACGGATAAATTTCTTTGCCAGGCCTGAGATTGAGGGCAGAGTACTCTGTGTCTGGACTGAGCAGTTAAAGAGCGTCCAAGTGTGcatgacaaataaaaatcaatcaatcaagaaAATATACTTCTACTGGACTACAgaggaaaatatttaaaatatttatatccTTATACTCTATACTTGACAACTGTAGTTAGTTtgagcttttttaatttaagggTTATAAATAAGTTACTGTTTCATTAAAATGGAGGTTAAAGGACATTACATTAAAGTTCATTTATGGACTGTAAAGAAGAAGTAGTAATAGGAATCTGGCTGCAGTTACTTTGTATTTGTGTTGACAGACTTCATTACCCATAATCCTTTGCTACCCATAATACTTaaggaaaagaggagaaaaaaggatTTTAAGTTTAGCAAACAAGTCGTACTTGCGTTCACAAGCTGGAATGTACCTTTGTTTCATGTTCAGTAAAGTCACGTTCATTCGTCATTTCCAAGCTAGACTGAATTACAACAGTAGTTTCTGGTTTaactacaacagtaaaacacttacacattaatgcatcagtaataattataataaaataatattatataCAACAGTACAATACATACGAAGGCATTGTCCGCCTTATTACTAATACAGTGACATTTCCAGTGCAGgatgtttacttgtaatgttgcTGTATTGACACTTCTATATAAATATGCTAAATAATCTGAGTGCTTCCTCCTCTGTAGtgtataaaatattaatttcagaGTACATCAGGCTCTTAATGCTGCCCTTTGCGTTTTGtggcacatttatttttatatctcaAACACAGATACTGTTAAATAAGAGTTATAACTTTCGATTCTCACATTTTaagactgaaaaagaaaaagaaaaatcaggaTGATCAGTGACTGACGACACAAACTGCAGATATATCCTGCTgcataatggaaaaaaatgttatgtaagTGGATTATAGGTCAGATATGAGGATGTGTTTCTCTGGTTAGACGTcacaaactaatgaaaacaatgtttaaaatgtctaaGTTTGACCATTAATCTGCTGTGGTGGAATTTAACTAAATATATTTACTTTATACTACTACTGGACAACAaatcagaggaaaatatttaaaatatgtacattcttttactcaactacatttatttgacactgTAGTTTCTAGTTTACAAACAAAActaataaaatatgatgcattataTTTGATTAAACTGCCCAACAGCACATACAATGGTtgaaattagctccacctcaaccaactacaacagtaacacCAAAATGCTTACACGTGAATGCATCACTAacaataatccaataatatgaTATATAACAGTGTGATACTAACAGAGGTTTAATGAGTAATACAGTGACATTTCCAATGCAGGATTTTTACTTGTAATGCTGTGTATGTATATTGCAGTATTGACACTTCTACATAAATAGGCTAAATAATCAGATTACTTCCTCCTCTTATTATTCTGTGTATAAAATATTAATGTGAGAGTATATCAGGCTCTTAATGCTGCCCTTTTGAATTTTGTGACGCACTTATTTACcgttaaattacatttataactTTCATTTCTCACATTTTAAGACATTGTTTAGGAAACTGAGCTCACAAAGGATCCAGTTTATCACTAAAATCAGACCCCATGTTGCTCTAAATAAACTTGCAGGACATGTTTTGTTGGCTTCATCAGTTTCCTTGTTGCTCTCATGCAGCTGTCTGTTCCAGTAAAACACGCACAACATGCTGGGAGAGTCTTTCCCGCATTacagcagctgacaggaagGACTGAAATCAGCACTTACCTCACTTTAAACTCCAAATTAATCCGCTCCACCGCTTTTctttatatttaaagtttatataaGCTACATTGAGACTTGTCGAGACGAACTACTTCATGTGTATACAAACAGAAAGTGGGAGGAACACTTCCTGCTTCTGTAGGTGACAGGTCGGTGCAGGCTGCAGATCACATGTGCTGCTTTTCATTAACTTGCCACCCTTTATATGAGACACACTTTATGCAACACATACTGTATTCACACGCAATTTAAAATACATGCAACTCAAATGTAGGAAGCATTATAGTTTAGCCAGTTTGACCACAAAATCTTATTTATTATAACATGGCCGGAGAACCCACAGGGGCACAAAAATCTGCTGCTGGGCCCCTCTTGGCCCCCACATACAACCTTAAAGGAAATATTTGAGACAGGGTTTTCGTTTGGATTCAGCAAAGAACATAATGTACATAACCTGTTATTTGTGAGCTTTAAAGGTGCTGGGTGGTGGATTTTGTGGATCTTGGATAGACAACACATTCCAACCTCGTCACACACTGACGTTTGGCCGGTGTATGTTGGACCCATCCcacagagagagtgggcccttgcaagtgattcagattgccaccttgataaaacactagaatcagttcattaataAGATTCGTTCAAAAGATTCATTCACCGAATCATTCAGTGCTTGGcaggaggagccctgactgtgctgcgtagtccgactcactgaactgatacacgactgagctgctgctgcagcctaacattttaagtttgtttatctggaaactaagtctgttaaaacaatggggaggtgtgtgattgtgttcatgtggcttgactcctggctacattagccgttagcttggagaaaatggtccctatgaaagtgtatcactgagaagaaatgatttgaatcactcagggtcGGGGTTACGTTGTTCACCGAGTGATTTGTTCACTGAGTGATTCGTCACGcagtaggcagtccctccctgcaccctggctgcctcgtGACTCCCAAGTGATTCATTGTTCACATGGACCCAATTggcagttccactcccggcctgcacgctcgctgctgagctcaactgaactgagaaatgaacgaatcGGTTCCGGAAGTGACTCAGTTCAGTATGTTCACGCAACAGATTcgcgaacgacacaacactacTTGATAATATTCCTGTGTTTAAAGAGgaatgattaaaaaagaaatgttccTGATTTCAAAATGGTGCCTATATATGTCCTttaaaaggcaaacccatctgcgtcattgtttacttttttttttaatttcaattttaaaaaaaatattcagtagctatttaaaacaaaattatatgccTTTTCTACATAAGCTATAAAATTTATAAATTAACTATAAAAACTAtccaattaaatgattaattttctctgatatttttgtcagatgattgctgggtaatatgtatgttgctATCCAATGACAAGTCGCTTTTTGTGTCAAGACAATGCATTCACGATAGcgtgcactagggcccgtcaTGATAGTGCTTATTGAGGCCTGTTGTAACTTCCTTATGTTACtgcctttaaccaccaaaatctaatcaggatcatcatcaatcatcctTGGGTCCAGGTGGAgacatttatgccaaatttgaaggaattcccttgaggtgtttttgagatgttcacaagaatgaaacagatgCAAGTTCATGGGGAacttgacatttgaccaccaaaatcttatttCCTCCTTGGGTACAATGGGATGTTTTtgccatattttaaaaaaatcctcaaggccttcttgagatagcATGTTTgcgagaatgggacggacaggcagacaacttgaaaacataatgcttctGGCTGCAGCTATCGCCAGTGTTGTATCGTGCACGAACGAACCattcaaaagaacgaatctgtcGAGTGaacatactgaactgaatcacttctggaactgattcgttcatttctcagttcagttgagctcagcagtgCGTGTGTAGTCCGGGAGTGGAACTGCTGATTTGGTCCGTGTGAACGATGAATCACTCGTGAGTCgagaggcagccagggtgcaagGAGGGACTGTCTACTGCGTGATGAATCATTtggtgaacgaatcactcggtgaacgacgtaaccccgattccctgagtgattcaaatcatttcctctcagcgatacactttcatagggaccattttctccaagctaacggctaatgtagccaggagtcaagccacatgaacacaatcacactggactttggaacaatgagtttaatatggtcgtaacaatgggatgtcgaaccaatgggcagttcccgtttaCAGTAGCACAACGgttactacattacccagaataacttgaggctcacactactacggtagccttagtagctccaaatacacaacagatttactagatcagaacagaaacacgacaggagaatttactgagtaattttgctgtttccactaattacttggactaacctgacgttagttaatcctctcgctctccaaaacaaatgcatgtggtaattgccggctgcagtcggaattttacgacaccaggctgtgggtgtcataccgcttcgacgaaaggggcgctataatcaacgaaaacaaAAAGGTCCACGCAGCTGCTttaaaacgttaggctggccagtaatgagactcaccagtgcagagcagacgcagcagcagctcagccgtgtatcagttcagtgagtcggactACACAGTACACGGTCACGGCTCCTCCTGCCAAGCACTGAGTGattcggtgaacgaatcttttgaacaaatctttttaatgaactgattctagtgattcagtaacatctaaagaactgctttgcccatcactattTGATAGGTGCCATTCTCTaaagagtacttttacttttgatactttaaggaCAGTTTGCCATTAATACTTAGgcacttttacttaagtaatgGGATATTTTTTGACTGTGGTACTGCTACTTTTATTTAGGGATcggagtacttcttccaccttAGGTCTTTTGAGGCCACTGAGGGTCTTGGACTGCGGGGTAGTCGCCTGCTTAGTTATGTAACCTTGACGTACTCAAAGGCTGTTAAAATATGTCAACTCATTCTGTCAGAAATGCAGTATAATCAGAACTCCGTCAGTAACCTCTGTACTTCTGACACCATCTAGTTAATATAGTATGGACTGTATTACATATGAAGACATTCACTGTCAAGGGTGGGATAACCTACATTTAGACTTTAACAGAGAGGAGACGAGAGCGGTGTGCAAATAGTTTATTGGCGGATTGACAGTAGAAGGGAA
The Epinephelus moara isolate mb chromosome 13, YSFRI_EMoa_1.0, whole genome shotgun sequence genome window above contains:
- the tmem106a gene encoding transmembrane protein 106A, whose amino-acid sequence is MVTPVKISKDTEEPDPTKGMERARTLRHFPPYGSMNGDTCPTCRGTGRIPRGHEDQLVAVIPCNDVRLKPRRTKLYVCISMAVCLFLCCLILFFLFPRSVTLTPVSVLSVMVYFTPDTVEMEVTNLINISNENYVPVQVVDFTIQGLVSEAVVGKTKISNMTALKARSQNSYTMQIDLPLTDKGLYTYCKSSSIKIHTLFLELQMTMNISYLSHVEQLSLDTFEYIDCGTNSTIPHPVR